The Bacillota bacterium sequence CCGCCTTTGACAGCAGGCAGTTTCGCCGGGTCCTCTTTGTGGCCCATCGGGAGGAGATCCTGCGCCAGGCGGAGGAGAGTTTCAGGCGGGTGGTGCCCTGGAAAAGTACTGGTTGGTTCAAAGCCGATGTGAAAGACACGGACAAGGACCTGATCTTTGCTTCGGTGCAGACCCTCTCCCAAGAACGGTATCTCCATCCCAGCTACTTCCCACCGGACTACTTTGATTATATCGTTATCGACGAGTTTCACCACGTGGCGGCCAGGAGCTATCAACGGATTGTCGACTACTTCCAGCCCCGTTTTATGCTAGGTCTTACGGCTACACCCTATCGTATGGACAACCAGGATATCTTCCAGTTTTGTGAAGACAATGTGGTCTACGAGATCAACCTCCAGGAGGCCATCAACAAGGACTACTTGGTTCCCTTTCATTATTACGGCATCTATGATGATACCGTCGACTACAACCAGATCGCCATGCAGAACGGACGTTACGTGGCGGAAGAACTGGAAAAGGCGCTGACCATTGCTTCCCGGGGAGACCTCATCCTAAAACACTACCTCGAGCATCGTTCCCAACGTGCCTTGGCCTTCTGCAGCGGTATCAACCATGCCAATTATATGACCGCCTTCTTTCTAAGCAAGAAGATCCCTGCTGCCGCTGTGCACAGTGGCTCTGGCCCCCATGTGCTGGACAGGGCTGCCGCGGTGGAGGCCCTGCGGAAGAGAAAAATCGAAGTGATCTTTTCTGTAGATCAGTTCAACGAGGGTGTGGATATTCCCGAAGTAGATTTGGTCATGTTCTTGCGGCCCACAGAATCCTACACCGTTTTCCTACAACAGCTTGGCCGTGGTTTGCGCAAGGCGGAGAACAAGGATTACCTCACGGTGTTGGATTTCGTAGGGAACTATCGGAGAGCCCATCTGATTCCATTGCTTCTCACAGGCTGTAATCCCGAAAAGGAAGAGCACCAGTTCTACCGGATGCGGGATCTCCAGCGTTTTGTGGCCGAAGGGTGTACGATCCAATTTGATCTACGCCTGCTGGACGTCTTTGCCGAGATGCGTAAACACGACCCCCTACCTGAGCGGATGAAGGCCGACTATTTCCGCCTCAAGGCGGATTTGGGAAGACGGCCCTTACGTCTGGATGTGCATGGAGGTAGCGATATTCCCTCCCGGGAGTATCTAAGCCCACGACACCTTAGACCTCAGAAGGGCTACCTACGGTTTCTGGCAAGTCTTGGGGAGCTTACCCCTGAGGAAGAAAGCTGGCTAGACACCGAGCTGGAGGCCTTTCTTCTAGACTTGGAGAGTACCAGTATGCAAAAACTCTACAAGATCCCAACCGTGGAAGCCTTCATCCGTGACGGGGGACTTTTGCCCCAGGTGACCAGTGAGGACATCGGCCGTTCCCTGCAACGGTACTACCAAGATCTTCGCTTCCATGACGACATGCAGGATTCCTCCAGTCGGGGGTTTCAAGACTGGCCTCTGGAGAAGTGGACCCAGCTTGCGGAAAAGAACCCTATCAAGTACCTTGACAAGAGCTCACCCTTCTTCGAGTTCGATCAGATTAACCGAAGATTGCGACTGAAGCCGGTGATCGTGGAAAACCAGTCGCCAGCGTTACTGCAGCACATCCAGGATATTCTCCGTTACCGAGAACGGCAGAAGATTGCCCGTTTTGTACAAGAGCGACTGCGCGTGAGAGGGGATGGACATGCCTGATTACAACAAGCTCGTGAGGGATCGCATACCCGAGATTATTCGTACCAGTGGAAGGAAATGCCGTTGTTCCACCGTAACTGGGGAGGAACTACTTGCTGGCCTGGAAGCTAAGTTGTTGGAGGAATTCAACGAGTTTCGGTCCAGTGAACGGGATTTGGAGGAACTGGCGGACATCCTTGAGGTCGTGGATGGACTAGCCCATCATCTAGGATCATCGTTCCAGGAAGTTTTGGCCCTTAAGAACAAGAAGCGGGAAGAACGGGGAGGGTTTGACCGGGGAATTTGGTTAGAGTGGGTGGAGGATTAGAGTCCTTTACCTGCAACATGACGCGGGGGCGGTAGGACATACCCGAACACTGGTGATCCCCGTACCCAAAGGTAACGCCAGTGACCGCCTTTTGATAAGTGGCTTCAGCCATCTTTCCTACCTGTTCGGGCAACCCCGGGGACAGGCTGTCCATCCTGTAGACAAGCACCGATCCAACATCTGGGCAATGCCCGTGGTAGCGGTGGAGAGTCGCCCTAGAGCGATCATCGATGGGCACGGGGATAAGCATTCCCGGTCTGGTAGCATGGGAAACGCAAAAGGAGGAGCCTTGGACTGGGAAGTACTTAGTTGGGGGGCTCGGATGGAAGTAGTTGGGATGCCAGTGGGAATGGGAGGGTACAGGGATGCCCTTTAACATCGTTCAAGAGGATATCACCAGGATGACGGTGGATGCCATTGTCAATGCGGCCAACGAACAGTTGAGGATGGGCGGCGGGGTTTGCGGAGCCATTTTTCGGGCAGCCGGGCCCAGCAAGATGCAGGCTGCCTGCGAGCGACTGGCGCCAATCAAGACCGGCCAAGCGGTGATCACCCCCGGTTTCGCTCTACCCAGTAGATACGTCATCCATGCGGTGGGGCCGGTCTATGACCGGAAGAATCCTGCAGAAAGTAAGCGACTTCTGGGATCCGCTTACCGCGCATCCCTACGATTAGCGATAGAACATGATTGTAAAAGCCTGGCCTTTCCCCTTATCTCCAGCGGGATCTTCGGTTATCCCAAAGGAGAGGCTTTGCAGGTAGCTACCGCTGCCATTGCCGAGTTTCTCCAGGACCATGATCTGGATGTATACCTATGTGTCTTGGACAAGGAGACCATCGTGGTAGATGACCAGCTGTGGCAGGAAATCTCCCGGTATGTCGCAAACAATTGCCTTTCTGATGTGTCTGTGCCGATGAACCCATCGGCTCCTGGTATTGGGGTAGATGGGGATGCAGCCATGGTTCCGGGGAAAGCCTTGGATCACTTGCTGGAGAATTCAGACGAGTCCTTTTCCACAACCCTATTGCGTTTGATTGACGCTAAGATGAAAAGCGATGTAGAGGTTTACAAACGGGCCAACATCCACCGGCGGTTGTTCTCGAAGATTAGAAGCGAGGGTTATCTACCCAGCAAGCGAACCGTCCTCGCCTTGGCTGTGGCTCTAGAACTCACCTTGGATGAGACCAATGATTTGTTAAAACGCGCAGGCTTTGCACTGTCCCCCTCTCAGAAGCTAGATATTATCGCGGAGTATTTTATTGTCAACGGTCGGTACAACATTTTCGAGATCAACCAAGTGCTGTTCAAATATGATCAGCCCCTATTGGGTGGGGTCTAGCTAGACCTGATTCCAAACCAAAGACGCACAGAACTAGATGCTCCGCCCAGGGAATTGACGCTTTTCCAGGGACAAAAGACCTTAGCGGCCCAGTCGCTGCTTCAAAGCAGCTAGTGACAATGTGCTCTTGCCAGGGAGGGATCTCGGTGTCCGATAGGGAACTTGTGTCTCGTTTGGATTTGATCCACTAGTCCCATAGTTCTCCTGGACGCTATTTAGGTGGTGACTTGCAAGAGACTTGCCTCTACTGCAGTTGAAAACCCATAGATGCCTGGGTGTAGTAAAGAAGTGATTGCACGAAGAACCTCGTATCCCGGTGTTCTTGCAGTGGTAGAATAACTAGGAATTGCTGTAGATGCTGGTTTAGCTTAGGATTAGGATCCAGAAAGGAGTTCATGATGTATCATTTTCCCGAAGGATTGTATGTGGATGTGCGTATCGAGGAAACCTTCGATACGAAGATCAGTTTCCGGAAGCTGACATTAGAGGAACAAAAGGTACGGCACCGTCAGGGAGCCTTTATTCGGGTCTTTGATGGTAAACGGTGGTATTACAGTGCCACCACAGATATTGATGGCATTCAGACCCAAATAGACTCCCTAGCCAAGATGGCAGATCCCGATCCCGATATTTCAGAGCACCCCATTGTGAAAGCCTTTGAAGTACATCAGGATACCTTGCTTCGGTACACCACCCGTTCAGTGACAGATATTCCAGTTGTAAAGAAACGAGAGCTTTTGGAAAGCTATCTTTCCTTGATCACTGACCCGGTGGTTGTACACCATTCTTCCTTTTACGTGGACAACAAGACCATCAAGACTATCTGCACCTCCAAGGGCAGTTCGATCACCTTTGACAAGCAGATGGCCGGCATTCGGATTAATCTGGAACTAGCCCATGGAGAAAACAGGAACCAGGCCCCGATGTCCAAACCCGTGGTCCATTTCGAGGAGCTGGAAAACCTTCAGGACTATTTCCACGCTGAGTTGGAGAAGGAGGTTGCCTTTGTGAAACATGCGGTGCCGGTGGTTCCTGGAGAGTACCCCGTTTTACTGAGCCCCGAGGCCACCGGAGTTTTTACCCATGAAAGCTTTGGTCACAAGAGCGAATCCGATTTCATGGTGGGTGACGAAACTATGAAGGCGGAATGGGCCTTGGGTAAGCGGATCGGCCAGGAGCTTCTCACCATCATCGATGATAGTAACGTTATTGGATATGGCTATACCCCCTATGATGACGAAGGGACCAAAGGTAAGAAGACGTATATTGTCACCAACGGTGTGCTTACGGGCCGGTTGCACAGCGCCGCCACTGCCGCCTTGTTGGAGGAGCCCTTGACGGGAAATGCCAGGGCCCTAGATTTCGAGTTCGAGCCGATCGTGCGGATGACCAGCACCTACATTGAAAAAGGGGATCGTCCCCTGAAAGACATTGTGGGGGAAATCGACAAAGGTGTTTACATCGACACCATAAAACATGGTTCAGGGATGTCTACCTTCACCCTGGCACCCGGTCGGGCCTATTTGATCGAGCATGGTCGAATTACCACTCCGGTGAAGGTCTCGGTGGTGACCGGCAGCGTCTTCGAAACCCTGGCGGAAGTGGATGCGGTCAGCGAAGAGTTTGAGATTACCACATTTGTCGGTGGTGGATGCGGTAAGATAGAGCAGTACCCATTGCCCGTGGGTTTAGGTGGGCCATACACGCGAGTTCGGAAACTTAAGGTCCAGTGAAGGGATGGAAAGAATGCAAAGGGAATTTGTTATTATCCATGAAAAGGAAACCGCCGCGCGGACGATCAACACACGGATTGATGCCATCCGGACCAAGGACATCACAAAGAAGGGTGTCCGGGTTTACGCCGACGGAAAGATCGGCATTTCCGGTGGTATTGGTGCAGTGGATGAAGATGGGCTTGTGAGAGAGGCTATGGAGAACCTGTCCTGTGGGATTAGCTATCCCTATGCCCTGTCCAGGGACAAGAAGGATCATCGGGATTACTTGCTCGATCCCCTCAGTTCCGACGACGTGGTCGCCATTGCCGAGTCGGTGTTGGATACCCTGCGCCGGGAACATCCTGCCTTTGATTTCAGCCAGACCATCGCCTTTCGAGAGGTCAGGCAGCGGATCTACAACACCGCCGGCCTCGATCTGGAATACCGAGATGGGCATTTTGCCATCGAACTGCTGGTGAAGGAGAAGAAGTCAGCCAATGTAATTGACGGTATCTTAGTATGTACCAGCCGGAAGTTTGATGCGGAGGCTTTTTGGAGCTTCGCCGACTCCTATCTGCAGGCCCACTTGACCCCTGCTTCCTTCCCGGAGGGGGAAGTGCTTCCGGTATTCACCCTTGAAATGGATACTTTGCTGGGTTTTCTGAATAGGTCCTTGCACGGGGAAAGGTTTGCCACCGGTAGCTCCCTGTTCAGCGGCAGGTTAGGGGAGCAGCTCTTCCATGAAAAGATCACCCTAGAACAAAGCTATAACCCTCACTATACCCTAAGACCCTTTTTCGACGCGGAGGGTGTAGTATTACCCGAGGACCGGTATGTTCTAATCGATCAGGGGCGGTTGGTAAGTGTCTTTACGGATAAGAAGACAGCAGCCTTATACAACCTACCCCATACTGGTGCTGCATCGGGAGCCTATGACGAAATGCCGTCCTTGAGGTCGGTGCCCTTGCATTTCAGAACCGACACTTCGGATCTCAAAGCAGCTCTCAACGGACAATTAGCCCTTTTGGTGGTGCTGAGTTCCGGTGGGGAATTCACCCCAGACGGCAGTTTTGCTGCGCCGGTACAATTGGGGTTCCTTTTCGACGGCGAGAGACTGTTAGGGCGATTGCCTGAGTGTACGATAAGATCCCACCTGTTCAAGATGCTTGGCTCCGACTATATCGGCACCTTTGACAATACGGCCTTGTACGTGGGCGATGTACCAACCCAGCTGCAGGGCTATTACATGCAGGTAATCAGGTAGTTCTGTGTCTATTGAGAGTTGAGCGGACACTGGCATGG is a genomic window containing:
- a CDS encoding macro domain-containing protein yields the protein MPFNIVQEDITRMTVDAIVNAANEQLRMGGGVCGAIFRAAGPSKMQAACERLAPIKTGQAVITPGFALPSRYVIHAVGPVYDRKNPAESKRLLGSAYRASLRLAIEHDCKSLAFPLISSGIFGYPKGEALQVATAAIAEFLQDHDLDVYLCVLDKETIVVDDQLWQEISRYVANNCLSDVSVPMNPSAPGIGVDGDAAMVPGKALDHLLENSDESFSTTLLRLIDAKMKSDVEVYKRANIHRRLFSKIRSEGYLPSKRTVLALAVALELTLDETNDLLKRAGFALSPSQKLDIIAEYFIVNGRYNIFEINQVLFKYDQPLLGGV
- a CDS encoding DEAD/DEAH box helicase family protein: MHNVITNYQVPLLDSLQESFGRAEHIKIVVSFILESGVRLLLTDLQRAVARGVPVQILTSNYLNITEPSALYLLKDQLQNRADIRIYESNEISFHPKTYIFMGGNQGEVYVGSSNLSRSGLVDGIEWNYRLVGQQQPEDYKAFIDHFERLFAAARPLDDEWLKEYSLSWKRPRWLRGTVKPKELEDRPQPLGAQIEALHYLELSRAEGFQRGMVVMATGVGKTYLAAFDSRQFRRVLFVAHREEILRQAEESFRRVVPWKSTGWFKADVKDTDKDLIFASVQTLSQERYLHPSYFPPDYFDYIVIDEFHHVAARSYQRIVDYFQPRFMLGLTATPYRMDNQDIFQFCEDNVVYEINLQEAINKDYLVPFHYYGIYDDTVDYNQIAMQNGRYVAEELEKALTIASRGDLILKHYLEHRSQRALAFCSGINHANYMTAFFLSKKIPAAAVHSGSGPHVLDRAAAVEALRKRKIEVIFSVDQFNEGVDIPEVDLVMFLRPTESYTVFLQQLGRGLRKAENKDYLTVLDFVGNYRRAHLIPLLLTGCNPEKEEHQFYRMRDLQRFVAEGCTIQFDLRLLDVFAEMRKHDPLPERMKADYFRLKADLGRRPLRLDVHGGSDIPSREYLSPRHLRPQKGYLRFLASLGELTPEEESWLDTELEAFLLDLESTSMQKLYKIPTVEAFIRDGGLLPQVTSEDIGRSLQRYYQDLRFHDDMQDSSSRGFQDWPLEKWTQLAEKNPIKYLDKSSPFFEFDQINRRLRLKPVIVENQSPALLQHIQDILRYRERQKIARFVQERLRVRGDGHA
- a CDS encoding nucleoside triphosphate pyrophosphohydrolase, which codes for MPDYNKLVRDRIPEIIRTSGRKCRCSTVTGEELLAGLEAKLLEEFNEFRSSERDLEELADILEVVDGLAHHLGSSFQEVLALKNKKREERGGFDRGIWLEWVED
- a CDS encoding TldD/PmbA family protein encodes the protein MYHFPEGLYVDVRIEETFDTKISFRKLTLEEQKVRHRQGAFIRVFDGKRWYYSATTDIDGIQTQIDSLAKMADPDPDISEHPIVKAFEVHQDTLLRYTTRSVTDIPVVKKRELLESYLSLITDPVVVHHSSFYVDNKTIKTICTSKGSSITFDKQMAGIRINLELAHGENRNQAPMSKPVVHFEELENLQDYFHAELEKEVAFVKHAVPVVPGEYPVLLSPEATGVFTHESFGHKSESDFMVGDETMKAEWALGKRIGQELLTIIDDSNVIGYGYTPYDDEGTKGKKTYIVTNGVLTGRLHSAATAALLEEPLTGNARALDFEFEPIVRMTSTYIEKGDRPLKDIVGEIDKGVYIDTIKHGSGMSTFTLAPGRAYLIEHGRITTPVKVSVVTGSVFETLAEVDAVSEEFEITTFVGGGCGKIEQYPLPVGLGGPYTRVRKLKVQ